Proteins from one Rhodohalobacter mucosus genomic window:
- a CDS encoding SDR family oxidoreductase yields MGPEKKVIWITGASSGIGEALAYEFNKKGAHLILSSRRPEELERVKIACENPDESVRILPLDLADTQSLNAKTKEALSMFGSIDMLINNGGISQRAYAVNTSMETVRRIMEVNFFGTIALTNAVLPHMIEQNSGHIVVISSVMGKIGTRYRSAYAASKHALHGWFDCLRQEVYEHDIDVSLVCPGFVKTNVTVNALTGDGDKYNKMEKAQKSAMPADEFAKKLLPKLAKKKEEIYIGGSEILSVYVKRLSPRLLNMILKKVQVT; encoded by the coding sequence ATGGGCCCAGAAAAAAAAGTCATTTGGATCACCGGCGCCTCATCGGGTATCGGTGAAGCACTGGCGTACGAATTTAACAAAAAAGGGGCACACTTAATTCTTTCTTCACGCAGGCCTGAAGAACTGGAACGGGTTAAGATTGCGTGCGAGAATCCTGATGAGAGCGTTCGCATCCTGCCGCTGGACCTGGCTGATACACAGAGTCTGAACGCCAAAACTAAAGAGGCCCTTTCCATGTTCGGCTCCATCGATATGCTGATCAACAACGGGGGTATCAGTCAGCGAGCCTATGCGGTGAACACCTCCATGGAGACCGTGCGGCGAATCATGGAGGTGAACTTTTTTGGAACCATAGCTCTCACCAACGCGGTGCTGCCGCATATGATTGAGCAAAACTCCGGACATATTGTGGTTATCAGCAGCGTGATGGGCAAGATTGGCACCCGGTACCGCTCGGCCTATGCGGCATCCAAGCACGCGCTGCACGGCTGGTTCGACTGCCTCAGGCAGGAGGTGTATGAACACGATATTGACGTGAGCCTGGTATGCCCCGGCTTTGTGAAAACCAATGTCACGGTAAATGCCCTTACAGGCGACGGCGACAAATACAACAAGATGGAAAAGGCCCAGAAAAGCGCCATGCCGGCCGACGAATTTGCCAAAAAGCTGCTGCCCAAACTGGCCAAAAAGAAAGAAGAGATCTATATCGGCGGCTCTGAAATCCTGTCTGTTTACGTAAAACGCCTCTCGCCACG